From one Buchnera aphidicola (Therioaphis trifolii) genomic stretch:
- the zwf gene encoding glucose-6-phosphate dehydrogenase → MNIKFIQSYDIVIFGAKGDLSCRKLIPALYQLEKKKILNQKIRIIGVGRANWNNKEYAKKVFKALNKFCNEPIDIKIWNIFKKKLHFCNVDVTNLKDFFLLKMILSQLINIKIYYFAMPPNTFNNICKGLGSINYNNKPHRIIVEKPIGTSLASSKETNQQLRKYFQEEQIFRIDHYLGKETILNLLALRFTNPIFYNIWNNTTIEAIKITVAEQVGIEGRWKYFNQIGQTRDMVQNHLLQILSLITMSQPKKLNANCIREKKIKVLKSLKKIKLKDISKNTIRGQYTTGVINGKLATSYLNEKGSDKNSDIETFVLIKANIDNKMWKGVPFYLKTGKRLKSKKSEIVIYFKNIPNSVFKKNLNDNYKNKLIIRLEPNEGIEIQFFNKMPDINSNYKLINSKLNFNYTSIIKNKISDAYERLLLESMKNDQSLFVSQEEIETSWEWIDSIINSWKLNNMKVQLYPSGTWGPDFSNKNIK, encoded by the coding sequence GTGAATATAAAATTTATTCAATCATATGATATAGTAATTTTTGGAGCTAAAGGTGATTTATCTTGTAGAAAATTAATACCTGCATTATATCAATTAGAAAAAAAAAAAATATTAAATCAAAAAATAAGAATTATTGGAGTAGGAAGAGCAAATTGGAATAATAAAGAATATGCTAAAAAAGTATTTAAAGCATTAAATAAATTTTGTAATGAACCAATTGATATTAAAATTTGGAATATATTTAAAAAAAAATTACATTTTTGTAATGTTGATGTTACTAATTTAAAAGATTTTTTTTTATTAAAAATGATATTATCACAATTAATAAATATAAAAATTTATTACTTTGCTATGCCTCCTAATACATTTAATAATATTTGTAAAGGATTAGGATCAATTAACTATAATAATAAACCTCATAGAATTATTGTTGAAAAACCAATAGGTACATCACTTGCATCTTCAAAAGAAACAAATCAACAATTAAGAAAATATTTTCAAGAAGAACAAATATTTAGAATAGATCATTATTTAGGAAAAGAAACAATATTAAATTTATTAGCATTACGTTTTACAAATCCAATATTTTATAATATTTGGAATAATACCACTATTGAAGCTATTAAAATTACTGTTGCAGAACAAGTTGGAATTGAAGGTAGATGGAAATATTTTAATCAAATTGGTCAAACTAGAGATATGGTACAAAATCATTTATTACAAATTTTAAGCTTAATTACAATGTCTCAACCAAAAAAATTAAATGCTAATTGCATTAGAGAAAAAAAAATTAAAGTTTTAAAATCATTAAAAAAAATTAAATTAAAAGATATTTCTAAAAATACTATAAGAGGACAGTATACTACTGGAGTAATAAATGGAAAATTAGCTACTTCTTATTTAAATGAAAAAGGATCTGATAAAAATAGTGATATTGAAACTTTTGTTTTAATTAAAGCTAATATTGATAATAAAATGTGGAAAGGAGTACCTTTTTATTTAAAAACAGGAAAACGATTAAAATCTAAAAAATCTGAAATTGTAATATATTTTAAAAATATACCTAATTCAGTTTTTAAAAAAAATTTAAATGATAATTATAAAAATAAATTAATAATAAGATTAGAACCTAATGAAGGTATAGAAATTCAATTTTTCAATAAAATGCCCGATATTAACTCTAATTATAAATTAATAAATTCTAAATTAAATTTTAATTATACAAGTATTATAAAAAATAAAATATCAGATGCATATGAACGATTATTATTAGAAAGTATGAAAAATGATCAATCTTTATTTGTTTCTCAAGAAGAAATTGAAACTTCATGGGAATGGATAGATTCTATTATTAATTCTTGGAAATTAAATAATATGAAAGTACAATTATATCCGTCAGGAACTTGGGGGCCGGATTTTTCAAATAAAAATATAAAATAA
- the htpX gene encoding protease HtpX: protein MIRVILFLITNLSVTFMFGTVLFLTGIESNSIRGLIIFSSLVGFTGSITSLFLSKWSALRSVNARIIDKPQTSIEVLIVNAVRYQSSQLGIKTPEIAIYESNTINAFATGYSQNNSVVAFSTKLIKVMDKEDLQSVIAHELSHIVNGDMVTLALIQGVINTFIFFVSTYVSRFVMNILITNRNSNYVRSYGFLINYVISMFLQAVFGMFASIIVMAFSRYREFRADADAAKRIGWDKMIKLLIRFKEVTEPQPPEDIKTYCINGQSKAIFNLFASHPPVQDRIDALHKKKYE from the coding sequence ATGATACGAGTCATTCTATTTTTAATCACTAATCTATCTGTGACTTTTATGTTTGGAACAGTTTTGTTTTTGACAGGAATTGAATCTAACAGTATCAGAGGATTAATTATTTTCTCTTCTCTTGTTGGATTTACTGGTTCTATTACATCATTATTTTTATCAAAATGGTCTGCTTTACGATCAGTAAATGCAAGAATAATTGATAAACCTCAAACTTCAATAGAAGTTTTAATTGTTAATGCTGTAAGATATCAATCTAGTCAATTAGGAATTAAAACTCCAGAAATTGCAATTTATGAATCAAATACTATTAATGCTTTTGCAACAGGTTACAGTCAAAATAATTCTGTAGTTGCTTTTTCTACTAAACTTATAAAAGTTATGGATAAAGAAGATTTACAATCTGTAATTGCACATGAACTTAGTCATATTGTAAATGGTGATATGGTTACTTTAGCGTTAATACAAGGTGTAATAAATACATTTATATTTTTTGTATCTACATATGTATCAAGATTTGTAATGAATATATTGATTACTAATAGAAATTCTAATTATGTAAGATCATATGGTTTTTTAATTAATTATGTAATTTCTATGTTTTTGCAGGCTGTTTTTGGAATGTTTGCAAGTATAATTGTAATGGCATTTTCAAGATATCGAGAATTTAGAGCAGATGCTGATGCCGCAAAACGTATTGGATGGGATAAAATGATTAAATTATTAATTCGATTTAAAGAAGTTACTGAACCTCAACCTCCAGAAGATATTAAAACATATTGTATTAATGGACAATCTAAAGCAATTTTTAATTTATTTGCTTCTCATCCTCCTGTTCAAGATAGAATTGATGCATTACATAAAAAAAAATATGAATAA
- a CDS encoding TerC family protein: MVCLLNPNLWFGLLTLVLLEIVLSIDNLIFIAILSGKLPPKQRNKARLIGLGFSLTIRLILLLIISWIITLTDPIFNNKYFILSGRDLILLSGGLFLFFKATIELHEKLEGCLNNPTNNKNYSGFWTIVIQIVILDVIFSLDSVITAVGMVNKLFIMMFAVIIATFLMLIASKPLTKFINSNKTIVVLCLSFLLIIGLNLISESIGIYIPKGYIYVAIGFSVIIESFNQIAFHNFTKYESLKPIRQRITEIILRIINKTHYKNIIKNKNLQKIKKNNLYNVLKIRKENFHDEEKYMISSILNLASRSIRSIMTPREEISWIDTNNTIEQIKIKLLDTPHSLFPVCRGELDNILGVVRAKELLVHLNRHKKNIEQFSSTTPPIVVLETLDPINLIKILRQSKGNFVIVINEFNVVQGLITPLDILETIAGEFPDADETPAIIIEKNSWLVKGSTNISTISQVLKIKNFLYNKKNNHSLSKLLINKFGRVPNPGDIIIIPPLKFNIILVTEYQINLIRIIKNTQIQ; this comes from the coding sequence ATGGTATGTTTGTTAAATCCAAATTTATGGTTTGGATTATTAACTTTAGTCTTACTGGAAATAGTATTAAGTATCGATAATTTAATATTTATTGCTATTCTATCTGGTAAATTACCACCTAAACAAAGGAATAAAGCTCGTTTAATAGGTTTAGGATTTTCATTAACTATTCGTTTGATTTTATTATTAATAATATCATGGATTATTACATTAACTGATCCTATATTTAATAATAAATATTTTATTTTATCTGGACGTGACTTAATACTATTATCCGGTGGACTATTTTTATTTTTTAAAGCTACCATTGAATTACATGAAAAATTAGAAGGATGTTTAAATAATCCAACTAATAATAAAAATTATTCTGGATTTTGGACAATTGTTATACAGATTGTTATATTAGATGTAATTTTTTCATTAGATTCTGTTATTACTGCAGTTGGCATGGTAAATAAATTATTTATCATGATGTTTGCAGTAATAATTGCTACATTTTTAATGTTAATAGCATCTAAACCTTTAACAAAATTTATTAATTCTAATAAAACTATAGTAGTTTTATGTTTAAGTTTTCTTTTAATAATTGGTTTAAATTTAATTTCGGAATCAATAGGAATATATATTCCTAAAGGATATATATATGTCGCTATAGGTTTTTCTGTAATAATTGAATCTTTTAATCAAATTGCATTTCATAATTTTACAAAATATGAATCTTTAAAACCAATTCGTCAACGTATTACAGAAATTATTTTAAGAATTATTAATAAAACACATTATAAAAATATTATAAAAAATAAAAATTTACAAAAAATTAAAAAAAATAATTTATATAATGTATTAAAAATTCGAAAAGAAAATTTTCATGATGAAGAAAAATATATGATTAGTAGTATATTAAATTTAGCTTCTCGATCAATTAGAAGTATTATGACACCTAGAGAAGAAATTTCATGGATTGATACTAATAATACTATTGAACAAATTAAAATAAAATTATTAGATACACCCCATAGTTTGTTTCCAGTATGTAGGGGGGAATTAGATAATATTTTAGGTGTTGTACGTGCAAAAGAATTATTAGTACATTTAAATCGTCATAAAAAAAATATTGAACAATTTTCTTCTACAACACCCCCAATTGTTGTTTTAGAAACATTAGATCCAATTAATTTAATTAAAATTTTAAGACAATCTAAGGGTAATTTTGTTATTGTTATTAATGAATTTAATGTAGTACAAGGATTAATTACTCCTTTAGATATTTTAGAAACTATTGCTGGAGAATTTCCAGATGCTGATGAAACTCCAGCTATTATCATAGAAAAAAATAGTTGGTTAGTTAAAGGAAGTACAAATATTTCTACTATTAGTCAAGTCTTAAAAATAAAAAATTTTTTATACAATAAAAAAAATAATCATTCTTTATCAAAATTACTAATTAATAAATTTGGAAGAGTACCTAATCCAGGAGATATTATAATTATTCCTCCATTAAAATTTAATATTATTTTAGTAACAGAATATCAAATTAATTTAATTAGAATTATTAAAAATACACAAATACAATAA
- the tsaB gene encoding tRNA (adenosine(37)-N6)-threonylcarbamoyltransferase complex dimerization subunit type 1 TsaB, giving the protein MKFKKIKNNIISIDSSYKYNIISIIYNNIFHYKIKKCNNNHEKNILYMIESLLKCNNIQINNFQIISFVNGPGSFTGIRLAASIAQGLSIPNNALLIGISSLKILAEQAWRLYKIKNIIICKIANKKNFFWVQYKRNKMNFWIGKELILNINQILIKINSLKKIWYITGSGFKYLKYQNNPFLHYIKIKESYEKDLISITMMEKQKKNFSLLNNIKLNYLNNPNY; this is encoded by the coding sequence ATGAAATTTAAAAAAATAAAAAATAATATAATATCTATTGATTCATCATATAAATATAATATTATTTCTATTATATATAATAATATATTTCATTATAAAATTAAAAAATGCAATAATAATCATGAAAAAAATATTTTATATATGATTGAATCATTATTAAAATGTAATAATATTCAAATAAATAATTTTCAAATTATTTCATTTGTTAATGGTCCAGGAAGTTTTACTGGAATACGACTTGCTGCAAGTATTGCACAAGGATTATCAATTCCTAATAATGCTCTTTTAATAGGAATTTCATCATTAAAAATATTAGCTGAACAAGCATGGCGTTTATATAAAATAAAAAATATTATTATTTGTAAAATTGCAAATAAAAAAAATTTTTTTTGGGTACAATATAAAAGAAATAAAATGAATTTTTGGATAGGTAAAGAATTAATATTAAATATAAATCAAATATTAATAAAAATTAATTCTTTAAAAAAAATATGGTATATTACTGGGTCAGGATTTAAATATTTAAAATATCAAAATAATCCATTTTTACATTATATTAAAATTAAAGAATCATATGAAAAAGATTTAATTTCAATTACTATGATGGAAAAACAAAAAAAAAATTTTTCATTATTAAATAATATTAAATTAAATTATTTAAACAATCCCAATTACTAA
- the leuD gene encoding 3-isopropylmalate dehydratase small subunit, with protein MKKFIHHTGIIAPLDLSNVDTDAIIPKQFLQKIDKTGFSDSLFYNWRFLEGNKKHVNLNFVLNKSQYQKSSILITRNNFGCGSSREHAVWALLDYGFRVIIAPSFADIFYSNSFNNHLLLITLSEKNINNIFHMIYNNPGIKATINLYKKKIKINNLKYDFKIDDFYRSCLLEGLDNIDLTLKNKKKILKYEKSIPKFLINLY; from the coding sequence TTGAAAAAGTTTATTCATCATACTGGAATTATAGCTCCATTAGATTTATCAAATGTTGATACAGATGCAATTATACCAAAACAATTTTTACAAAAAATAGATAAAACTGGATTTTCAGATAGTTTATTTTATAATTGGAGATTTTTAGAAGGTAATAAAAAACATGTAAATTTAAATTTTGTTTTAAATAAATCTCAATATCAAAAATCAAGTATATTAATTACAAGAAATAATTTTGGATGTGGTTCATCTAGAGAACATGCTGTATGGGCTTTATTAGATTATGGATTTAGAGTAATTATCGCTCCTAGTTTTGCTGATATTTTTTATAGTAATAGTTTTAATAATCATTTATTGTTAATAACATTGTCTGAAAAAAATATAAATAATATATTTCATATGATTTATAATAATCCGGGAATAAAAGCAACTATAAATTTATATAAAAAAAAAATAAAAATTAATAATTTAAAATATGATTTTAAAATTGATGATTTTTATCGATCTTGTTTATTAGAAGGTTTAGATAATATTGATTTAACATTAAAAAATAAAAAAAAAATTTTGAAATATGAAAAATCAATACCTAAATTTTTAATAAATTTATATTAA
- the leuC gene encoding 3-isopropylmalate dehydratase large subunit, with protein sequence MGKTLYEKLYDNHIIYKENNDTSILYVDLHLIHEVTSPQAFSGLRLNNRSVHCSKKTFATMDHNVSTKTNDINLLNNMARNQIQALLNNCRDFNIPLFDLKNENQGIVHVIGPENGMTLPGMLIVCGDSHTSTHGAFGALAFGIGTSEVEHVLATQTIKQKRYKTMKINISGTLNNYITPKDIILYIIKTIGVSGGTGYVIEFTGETITSLSMEGRMTLCNMAIEMGAKSGIIAPDIITFNYLKNKKFSPKGSDWNSAIKYWKNLKSDHNAVFDKSIFININNLAPQVTWGTNPEQVISIDEPIPLIKSFQNIIKKESAKKSLLYMGLKEGVFLTDVKINKVFIGSCTNSRIEDLRIASKVIYNQHVHSRVKAIVVPGSKLVKKQAEKEGLDKIFINAGFEWRLPGCSMCLGMNDDQLNPKDRCASTSNRNFEHRQGRNSRTHLVSPVMAAIAAIFGKFKDIRKLL encoded by the coding sequence ATGGGAAAAACATTGTATGAAAAGTTATATGATAATCATATAATTTATAAAGAAAATAATGATACATCTATTTTATATGTAGATTTACATTTAATTCATGAAGTCACTTCACCTCAAGCATTTAGTGGATTACGTTTAAATAACAGAAGTGTACATTGTTCAAAAAAAACATTTGCAACCATGGATCATAATGTTTCAACTAAAACTAATGATATAAATTTATTAAATAATATGGCTCGTAATCAAATACAAGCTTTATTAAATAATTGTCGTGATTTTAATATTCCGTTATTTGATTTAAAAAATGAAAATCAAGGTATTGTTCATGTTATTGGACCAGAAAATGGTATGACATTACCTGGTATGTTAATTGTTTGTGGAGATTCTCATACTTCTACGCATGGTGCTTTTGGAGCATTAGCATTTGGAATAGGAACATCAGAAGTAGAACATGTACTTGCAACTCAAACAATTAAACAAAAACGTTATAAAACTATGAAAATTAATATTTCTGGTACATTAAATAATTATATTACTCCAAAAGATATAATTTTATATATAATAAAAACAATTGGGGTGTCTGGAGGAACGGGATATGTAATTGAATTTACTGGAGAAACTATTACTTCTTTAAGCATGGAAGGTAGAATGACATTATGTAATATGGCAATTGAAATGGGTGCAAAATCAGGTATTATTGCTCCTGATATTATTACTTTTAATTATTTAAAAAATAAAAAATTTTCTCCTAAAGGATCTGATTGGAATAGTGCTATAAAATATTGGAAAAATTTAAAATCAGATCATAATGCTGTTTTTGATAAATCTATATTTATTAATATTAATAATCTTGCTCCACAAGTTACATGGGGAACTAATCCTGAACAGGTAATTTCAATAGATGAACCTATTCCATTAATTAAATCATTTCAAAATATAATAAAAAAAGAATCAGCAAAAAAATCTTTATTATATATGGGATTAAAAGAAGGTGTATTTTTAACAGATGTAAAAATTAATAAAGTATTTATTGGTTCTTGTACAAATTCTAGAATAGAAGATTTAAGAATAGCTTCAAAAGTTATTTATAATCAACATGTTCATTCTAGAGTAAAAGCTATCGTTGTTCCAGGTTCAAAATTAGTGAAAAAACAAGCTGAAAAAGAAGGATTAGATAAAATATTTATTAATGCTGGTTTTGAATGGAGATTACCTGGATGTTCAATGTGTTTAGGTATGAATGATGATCAATTAAATCCTAAAGATCGATGTGCTTCAACTAGTAATCGTAATTTTGAACATAGACAAGGAAGAAATAGTAGAACACATTTAGTTAGTCCAGTTATGGCAGCTATAGCGGCAATTTTTGGGAAATTTAAAGATATTAGAAAATTATTATAA
- the leuB gene encoding 3-isopropylmalate dehydrogenase, giving the protein MKKKFNLAVLPGDGIGPEVMQEGYKILNILKTKCHINFIINEYDIGGIAIDKYGIPLPKNTLLGCKNSDAILLGSVGGPKWNNIPDEKKPERGALLPLRKYFNLFANIRPAILYPELVDLSPLRQNIINSGIDILCIRELTGGIYFGKSNRKIDPKLGEFAFDTEIYYKYEIQKIAKIAFEISKQRKKKIISIDKSNVLESSKLWKNTVEMISKKYPEIKLSHLYVDNAVMQIIKNPNQFDIILCPNLFGDIISDELAAITGSIGMLPSASLNNENFGLYEPAGGSAPDIQGKNIANPIAQILSIALLLRYSMNLYELSDIIFQSVKIALKKGYRTFDISNNKKDYVTTNEMGDIISQIFKKEI; this is encoded by the coding sequence ATGAAAAAAAAATTTAATTTAGCAGTATTACCTGGAGATGGTATTGGTCCTGAAGTAATGCAAGAAGGATATAAAATTTTAAATATCTTAAAAACAAAATGTCATATAAATTTTATTATTAATGAATATGATATAGGTGGTATAGCAATTGATAAATATGGTATTCCGTTACCTAAAAATACTTTATTAGGTTGTAAAAATTCTGATGCTATTTTATTGGGTTCAGTAGGAGGTCCAAAATGGAATAATATTCCTGATGAAAAAAAACCAGAACGTGGTGCTTTATTACCTTTAAGAAAATATTTTAATTTATTTGCAAATATTAGACCAGCGATTTTATATCCTGAATTAGTGGATTTATCTCCATTACGTCAAAATATTATTAATTCTGGTATAGATATATTATGTATTCGTGAATTAACAGGAGGAATATATTTTGGAAAATCAAATAGAAAAATAGATCCTAAGCTAGGAGAATTTGCTTTTGATACTGAAATTTATTATAAATATGAAATTCAAAAAATAGCAAAAATAGCATTCGAAATTTCAAAACAAAGAAAAAAAAAAATTATATCTATTGATAAATCTAATGTTTTAGAAAGTTCAAAACTTTGGAAAAATACAGTAGAAATGATATCAAAAAAATATCCTGAAATAAAATTATCACATTTATATGTTGATAATGCAGTAATGCAAATTATTAAAAATCCAAATCAATTTGATATAATATTATGTCCTAATTTATTTGGAGATATTATTTCAGATGAATTAGCAGCAATTACTGGATCTATTGGTATGTTACCATCTGCTAGTTTAAATAATGAAAATTTTGGTTTATATGAACCAGCTGGGGGATCTGCTCCAGATATTCAAGGAAAAAATATAGCTAATCCTATTGCTCAAATTTTATCTATTGCTTTATTATTACGTTATAGTATGAATTTATATGAACTTTCAGATATTATTTTTCAATCAGTAAAAATAGCATTAAAAAAAGGTTATAGAACTTTTGATATTTCAAATAATAAAAAAGATTATGTTACTACTAATGAAATGGGAGATATAATTTCTCAAATTTTTAAAAAAGAGATATAA
- the leuA gene encoding 2-isopropylmalate synthase yields MNDKVIIFDTSLRDGEQALQASLSVKEKLQIAIALERMKIDIIEVGFPISSPGDFNSVREISKIIKNTKICSLARCIDKDIDVAADAMSVLEDFRIHIFLGTSDLHMKSKLNKNLNEILDMTIHSIKRAKRYTNDIEFSCEDAGRTSLDNLCRVVEHAISAGATTINIPDTVGYTLPNQFGNIIKSLYQKVPNIDKAIISVHCHNDLGMAVGNSISAILSGARQIEGTMNGIGERAGNAALEEIIMAIIARKDILNVYTTIKTKEIYKTSKIVSQICNMPIPANKAIIGSNAFSHSSGIHQDGILKNRQNYEIISPQLIGLKEKKLNLTSRSGRAAVKHRMKQMGYKDNEYDINKLYVSFLKLADKKGQVFDYDLEALAFINNQQEKPEYFHLEYFNIKSSSSGSATASVTLLCGKKIITKSATTSNGPIDAVYRALHKISDYKIFLQKFQLFAKGQGKDALGQVDILVEYQSRKFHGIGLATDIIEASTKAMINVLNNIWRAKQVILKLNKIYEK; encoded by the coding sequence ATGAATGACAAAGTTATTATTTTTGATACATCATTACGAGATGGTGAACAAGCTTTACAAGCAAGTTTAAGTGTAAAAGAAAAACTACAAATTGCAATAGCATTAGAAAGAATGAAAATTGATATTATAGAAGTTGGTTTTCCTATTTCTTCTCCTGGAGATTTTAATTCTGTTAGAGAAATATCTAAAATAATTAAAAATACTAAAATATGCAGTTTAGCACGTTGTATTGATAAAGATATTGATGTTGCTGCAGATGCCATGTCAGTATTAGAAGATTTTCGTATTCACATATTTTTAGGTACTTCAGATTTACATATGAAATCTAAATTAAATAAAAATTTAAATGAAATTCTTGATATGACAATACATTCTATTAAACGTGCAAAACGTTATACAAATGATATTGAATTTTCTTGTGAAGATGCTGGTCGAACTTCTTTAGATAATCTTTGTAGAGTAGTTGAACATGCTATTTCTGCTGGAGCTACAACAATTAATATTCCTGATACTGTAGGTTATACTTTACCTAATCAATTTGGTAATATTATTAAATCATTATATCAAAAAGTACCAAATATTGATAAAGCAATTATTTCTGTACATTGTCATAATGATTTAGGAATGGCAGTTGGAAATTCAATTTCTGCAATTTTATCTGGAGCTAGACAAATAGAAGGAACAATGAATGGTATTGGAGAAAGAGCAGGAAATGCAGCTTTAGAAGAAATTATTATGGCAATTATTGCTAGAAAAGATATTTTAAATGTATATACTACTATTAAAACTAAAGAAATATATAAAACAAGTAAAATTGTTAGTCAAATTTGTAATATGCCAATACCAGCAAATAAGGCTATTATTGGAAGTAATGCTTTTTCACATTCGTCAGGAATACATCAAGATGGAATTTTAAAAAATCGACAAAATTATGAAATTATTTCACCTCAATTAATTGGTTTAAAAGAAAAAAAATTAAATTTAACATCTCGTTCAGGAAGAGCTGCAGTAAAACATAGAATGAAACAAATGGGTTATAAAGATAATGAATATGATATTAATAAATTATATGTTTCATTTTTAAAATTAGCAGATAAAAAAGGTCAAGTTTTTGATTATGATTTAGAAGCTTTAGCTTTTATAAATAATCAACAAGAAAAACCAGAATATTTTCATTTAGAATATTTTAATATTAAATCTAGTTCTAGTGGTTCTGCTACAGCTTCAGTAACATTATTATGTGGAAAAAAAATTATTACTAAATCTGCTACTACAAGTAATGGTCCTATTGATGCTGTATATCGTGCTTTACATAAAATTTCTGATTATAAAATTTTCTTACAAAAATTTCAATTATTTGCTAAAGGTCAAGGTAAGGATGCTTTAGGACAAGTTGATATTCTTGTAGAATATCAATCACGAAAATTTCATGGTATTGGTCTTGCAACTGATATTATTGAAGCTTCTACAAAAGCTATGATTAATGTTTTAAATAATATTTGGAGAGCAAAACAGGTTATTTTAAAATTAAATAAAATATATGAAAAATAA
- the minE gene encoding cell division topological specificity factor MinE, translated as MSLLDFFLFRKKNTAYIAKKRLQVIFSKKNIIHPKYFFKLKKEILSVVDKYIKITPNIINVKTNQKNPNIFILELNMIT; from the coding sequence ATGTCATTATTAGATTTTTTTTTATTTCGTAAAAAAAATACAGCATATATAGCTAAAAAAAGATTACAAGTTATTTTTTCCAAAAAAAATATAATACATCCAAAATATTTTTTTAAATTAAAAAAAGAAATTTTATCTGTTGTAGATAAATATATTAAAATAACTCCCAATATAATTAATGTTAAAACAAATCAAAAAAATCCTAATATATTTATTTTAGAATTAAATATGATTACTTAA
- the minD gene encoding septum site-determining protein MinD, protein MARIIVITSGKGGVGKTTSSAAIATGLAQLGNKTIVIDFDIGLRNLDLIMGCERRVVYDLINVIEGDAIIHQAIIKDKYTKNLFILPASQTRNKDSLTKDGINLIFKKLLDMNFDFIICDSPAGIETGAILAMYFADEAIIITNPEVSSVRDSDRILGIISSQSNRSKKNLFPVKEYLLLNRYNPKRVKQGDMLSMDDVLDVLRIPVIGVIPEDSAVLKSSNQGESIILNQKSKAGQAYFDTVNRLLGKKCNFRFLKEEKKSFFRRLFWR, encoded by the coding sequence ATGGCTCGTATTATTGTAATTACATCAGGAAAAGGAGGAGTTGGAAAAACTACTTCTAGTGCAGCAATTGCTACTGGTCTTGCTCAACTTGGTAATAAAACTATAGTAATCGATTTTGATATTGGATTACGAAATTTAGATTTAATTATGGGGTGTGAGAGAAGAGTAGTATATGATTTAATTAATGTTATTGAGGGAGATGCAATTATTCATCAGGCAATTATTAAAGATAAATATACAAAAAATTTATTTATTTTACCTGCATCACAAACTCGAAATAAAGATTCTTTAACTAAAGATGGTATTAATTTAATTTTTAAAAAATTATTAGATATGAATTTTGATTTTATTATTTGTGATTCTCCAGCTGGAATTGAAACTGGAGCTATTTTAGCTATGTATTTTGCAGATGAAGCTATTATTATTACAAATCCAGAAGTATCTTCTGTTCGTGATTCTGATCGTATTTTAGGTATTATTTCTTCTCAATCAAATAGATCTAAAAAAAATTTATTTCCTGTAAAAGAGTATTTATTATTAAATAGATATAATCCCAAACGCGTAAAACAAGGAGATATGTTAAGTATGGATGATGTTTTAGATGTTCTTCGTATTCCTGTAATTGGAGTAATTCCAGAAGATTCTGCTGTATTAAAATCATCTAATCAGGGTGAATCTATTATTTTAAATCAAAAATCAAAAGCAGGTCAAGCATATTTTGATACAGTTAATAGATTACTTGGAAAAAAATGTAATTTTCGTTTTTTAAAAGAAGAAAAAAAAAGTTTTTTTAGAAGATTATTTTGGAGATAA